From the genome of Patescibacteria group bacterium, one region includes:
- the rplK gene encoding 50S ribosomal protein L11: MAKKAVKKLKLLIEGGKANPAPPIGPALGQAKVNIGEFVTRFNAGTKDMKGDIVPVEISVYEDRTFDLVFKTPPATSLILKAAGKEKGSGKNVVSKAGTITKAKVREIAEKKLKDLNANTVEAAMKIIEGSCRSMGIEVKG, encoded by the coding sequence ATGGCCAAAAAAGCAGTAAAAAAACTTAAACTCTTGATTGAAGGTGGAAAAGCCAACCCGGCACCGCCGATTGGACCCGCGCTCGGTCAAGCTAAAGTAAACATTGGTGAATTTGTCACACGTTTTAACGCTGGGACCAAGGATATGAAAGGGGATATTGTTCCTGTAGAAATTTCTGTATACGAAGATCGAACTTTTGATTTAGTTTTCAAAACTCCTCCGGCTACGTCGCTTATTCTCAAGGCTGCCGGAAAGGAGAAGGGTTCAGGCAAAAATGTGGTCAGTAAAGCCGGAACGATTACCAAAGCTAAAGTTCGCGAAATTGCTGAGAAAAAACTAAAAGATTTAAATGCTAATACCGTTGAGGCTGCTATGAAGATTATCGAAGGTTCATGCCGATCGATGGGGATAGAAGTTAAGGGTTAG
- a CDS encoding dihydrofolate reductase, which yields MLSIIVATSENNVIGQGNKIPWRMPSDQKHFAAITKGHTVIMGRNTYESIMNSLGKPLPDRVNIVVTRNADFKAPGCIVVHSFEEALEKTSAETEVFNIGGAHLYAEAFPKTDKVYRTLIHTTIEGDAFFPPLDPTIWKLTESKFEAKDDKNPFDADYQVYIRKS from the coding sequence ATGCTATCGATAATTGTCGCCACGTCAGAAAATAACGTCATCGGACAAGGTAATAAAATCCCTTGGCGAATGCCTAGCGATCAAAAACATTTTGCCGCAATAACAAAAGGCCATACGGTGATTATGGGCCGAAATACGTACGAATCCATCATGAATAGTTTGGGCAAACCCCTTCCCGATCGAGTTAATATTGTCGTAACACGTAATGCGGATTTCAAAGCGCCTGGATGTATCGTTGTTCATTCTTTTGAAGAAGCCCTTGAAAAAACCTCAGCCGAAACAGAGGTATTTAATATTGGTGGAGCTCACTTGTATGCTGAGGCTTTTCCAAAAACCGACAAGGTATACCGAACACTCATTCACACAACGATTGAAGGTGACGCCTTCTTCCCTCCCCTTGATCCAACAATCTGGAAACTTACCGAATCAAAATTTGAAGCGAAGGATGATAAAAACCCATTTGACGCTGATTATCAAGTTTACATCCGCAAATCTTAG
- the tmk gene encoding dTMP kinase, with protein sequence MTQKGKFIVIDGGEGAGKSTLMGFLPEIFPSTPSSGQATFLATREPGGSPFAEEIRNLMLSRPESKNASPETQFGLVWAARHDHLQKKIIPALNEGVHVISDRFDSSTYAYQIFGQEAPQLEKLFWDIRNIYLRDAQPDLYIFLDIDPAIGLKRVAERRKETDHFDQRKLDFHQRIREGYLEFLKKVPSVIIDSSGTIPEGKEKFFEAIKSALLK encoded by the coding sequence ATGACGCAGAAAGGAAAATTTATTGTGATCGATGGTGGGGAAGGGGCAGGGAAAAGTACCCTGATGGGTTTTTTGCCGGAAATTTTTCCCTCGACGCCGAGCTCGGGACAAGCCACATTTCTAGCTACACGCGAGCCTGGAGGTTCTCCGTTTGCTGAAGAAATTCGCAATTTGATGCTTTCTCGTCCCGAATCAAAAAATGCTTCGCCTGAAACTCAGTTTGGTCTTGTGTGGGCCGCGCGACACGACCACCTTCAGAAAAAAATTATTCCAGCACTTAATGAGGGAGTTCATGTTATTTCTGATCGCTTCGATTCTTCAACCTACGCCTATCAAATTTTTGGCCAAGAGGCGCCGCAATTAGAAAAACTTTTTTGGGATATTCGTAATATTTACTTACGTGATGCGCAGCCTGACCTCTATATTTTTCTCGATATCGATCCTGCGATTGGCCTCAAGCGTGTGGCAGAACGTCGCAAGGAGACAGACCATTTTGATCAGCGGAAATTGGATTTTCACCAGAGAATTCGCGAAGGCTATTTAGAATTTCTAAAAAAAGTACCAAGCGTGATTATTGATTCGAGTGGCACAATTCCGGAGGGGAAGGAAAAGTTTTTTGAGGCAATAAAAAGCGCCCTATTAAAATAA
- a CDS encoding deaminase has translation MNIPFPYMPEGRTVKFVPAHDRFMRAAETACRELSTDYNHPNGAVLVKDGTVIARAANQSGLKNKKMLQLHKAGWCVRRILKIPSGQKYWLCPGCASSKNHSETRVVKTAQKQGLDTTGADVYLWGHWWCCEPCWNSMIAGGIKDVYLLEGSDKLFNPKFPENIIGK, from the coding sequence ATGAATATTCCTTTTCCCTACATGCCCGAAGGACGAACCGTTAAATTTGTCCCTGCTCATGATCGATTTATGCGCGCGGCTGAAACAGCGTGCAGGGAACTTTCGACAGATTATAACCATCCGAATGGCGCAGTCTTGGTTAAAGACGGAACGGTAATTGCTCGCGCCGCAAATCAGTCTGGTTTGAAGAATAAAAAAATGCTTCAACTTCATAAAGCCGGTTGGTGTGTGCGCCGCATTTTAAAAATTCCTTCAGGGCAAAAATATTGGCTTTGCCCGGGATGCGCGTCATCAAAAAATCATTCCGAAACGCGTGTCGTCAAAACTGCTCAAAAACAAGGGCTGGATACTACAGGGGCTGATGTCTATCTGTGGGGACACTGGTGGTGTTGTGAACCGTGTTGGAATTCGATGATCGCCGGCGGTATCAAAGATGTCTATCTTCTTGAGGGCAGTGATAAGCTTTTTAATCCTAAATTTCCGGAAAATATAATTGGAAAGTAG
- the dcd gene encoding dCTP deaminase has product MSVITKKQIIERVEKGEITFSPNLDSMQLQEHAVDLRLGFTFLIPKIWHLTANGRESLDNTHFDKNNSGFFDVVELEEGQYFELLPHEYVLVSTLETIKIPKDLMAVLYPRSSTNRKGLSLDLTGIIDSGYEGQLTLPLRNNTHSQAVRLYPGERVCQIVFEELTEAVNARKSKYHKKDIVDGVGREKRDEATLIMKGQIRKLKADFAVLKSPEEKK; this is encoded by the coding sequence ATGAGCGTCATAACCAAAAAACAAATTATCGAACGCGTCGAGAAAGGTGAAATCACTTTTAGCCCAAACCTCGACAGCATGCAACTGCAGGAACACGCCGTTGACCTTCGATTGGGATTTACATTTCTTATTCCTAAAATTTGGCACCTGACTGCGAACGGCAGAGAGTCGCTCGACAACACCCACTTCGATAAAAATAACAGCGGCTTTTTCGATGTTGTGGAACTTGAAGAGGGACAATATTTTGAACTGTTGCCTCACGAATACGTATTGGTTTCAACACTTGAAACTATTAAAATTCCTAAAGATTTGATGGCGGTGCTCTACCCAAGATCATCCACCAACCGCAAAGGACTTTCTCTCGATCTTACCGGTATTATCGATTCAGGGTACGAGGGACAACTCACTCTTCCTCTTCGTAATAACACTCATTCGCAAGCGGTCAGGCTCTATCCTGGAGAGCGCGTCTGCCAAATTGTTTTTGAAGAACTAACTGAAGCAGTCAACGCACGTAAAAGTAAATACCACAAAAAAGACATCGTCGATGGCGTCGGTCGGGAAAAACGCGACGAAGCCACACTCATTATGAAAGGCCAAATTCGAAAACTAAAAGCAGATTTCGCGGTACTCAAGTCACCTGAGGAGAAAAAATAA
- a CDS encoding SIMPL domain-containing protein (The SIMPL domain is named for its presence in mouse protein SIMPL (signalling molecule that associates with mouse pelle-like kinase). Bacterial member BP26, from Brucella, was shown to assemble into a channel-like structure, while YggE from E. coli has been associated with resistance to oxidative stress.), which translates to MENEKNTCNCSHWVDGRLHKAGIAALVLLTVFLVAKSVTEVKGWSLIGKDIPPQTTITVSGKGDVVVKPDIATFTFSITEESLVVATAQDEVAKKEKEVLAFIEKAGVSKDDVKVSGYNLYPRYEYQNASIYGPNGKQILAGYVVTESVEVKVRKIADAGKIIGSLGELGVTDLSGLTFSVDGQEQVAKQARVIAIKDAQTSAKSLANDLGVSLVRIVSFSESGSYPMPMYYAKSQALGMGGADMATPELPGGTNKITSNVSITYEIR; encoded by the coding sequence ATGGAAAACGAAAAAAATACATGTAATTGCTCTCATTGGGTAGACGGTAGACTTCACAAAGCGGGGATTGCCGCCTTGGTTTTGTTAACAGTTTTTTTGGTGGCGAAATCGGTCACTGAAGTAAAGGGTTGGTCTTTGATTGGCAAGGACATTCCGCCACAAACAACTATCACGGTTTCTGGAAAGGGTGATGTAGTTGTTAAGCCTGACATCGCAACATTTACGTTTAGCATCACCGAGGAATCGTTGGTGGTTGCTACAGCTCAGGATGAGGTTGCCAAAAAAGAAAAAGAGGTTTTGGCATTCATTGAGAAAGCCGGTGTTTCTAAGGATGACGTAAAAGTTTCTGGATACAATTTGTATCCTCGTTATGAATATCAGAACGCTAGCATCTACGGTCCAAATGGCAAACAAATTCTCGCAGGATATGTTGTGACTGAATCCGTGGAAGTGAAGGTTCGAAAAATTGCTGATGCCGGAAAAATTATCGGCAGTCTCGGTGAGCTCGGTGTCACCGACTTGAGCGGTCTCACTTTCAGTGTTGATGGGCAGGAGCAAGTTGCAAAACAAGCTCGCGTGATAGCTATAAAAGACGCTCAAACAAGTGCCAAAAGTTTGGCCAACGACCTCGGCGTTTCCCTCGTAAGAATTGTCAGTTTCTCTGAAAGCGGTTCCTATCCAATGCCAATGTATTATGCCAAATCACAAGCTTTGGGCATGGGCGGGGCTGATATGGCAACACCAGAGCTACCGGGGGGAACAAACAAAATCACTTCAAACGTTAGCATTACCTACGAGATTCGGTAA
- the glyA gene encoding serine hydroxymethyltransferase yields MKDKQIEKLIKLEEARQKKVINLIASENYVSKDVLTALGSKLTDKYGEGYPGKRYYRGTKVVDEVELLAQKRALELFDLDPQRWSVNVQPLSGSPANFAVYSALVPPGGKIMGMTLSHGGHLTHGQPVSMTGKFWMQVPYGLSKETEQLDYEEVKKIAVAEKPNIIVAGFTAYAHVVDFKKFREIADASGAILMVDMSHFAGLVAGKVYLSPFLYADIVTTTTHKTLRGPRSAMIFSKIDEREFNKKIDKIIIPGLQGGPHFNQIAAVAVALKEANTPAFKKYASQIIKNAKVLADELAKLGWRIVEGGTETHLLRVDVWQDGKGISGREAADKLEAAGIIVNENTIPFDTRKPMDPSGIRLGTPAETTRGKKEKDFRKIAQKIDEVLRK; encoded by the coding sequence ATGAAAGACAAACAAATTGAAAAACTTATAAAACTCGAAGAAGCTCGGCAGAAGAAGGTGATCAATCTTATCGCTTCGGAAAATTATGTTTCAAAAGATGTGTTGACAGCACTCGGTTCAAAACTGACCGACAAGTATGGGGAAGGGTATCCAGGAAAAAGATATTATCGCGGTACAAAGGTTGTCGATGAGGTTGAATTGCTCGCGCAAAAACGCGCGTTGGAACTTTTTGATCTTGATCCGCAACGGTGGAGTGTCAACGTCCAGCCGCTTTCAGGTTCGCCTGCCAACTTCGCAGTGTATTCCGCGCTTGTGCCACCAGGAGGGAAAATTATGGGTATGACACTCTCGCATGGAGGACATCTCACTCACGGTCAACCAGTTTCTATGACTGGAAAATTTTGGATGCAAGTGCCGTATGGACTTTCAAAAGAAACTGAACAACTTGATTATGAAGAAGTAAAAAAAATTGCTGTTGCTGAAAAGCCCAACATTATCGTTGCGGGTTTTACCGCCTACGCGCACGTGGTAGATTTCAAAAAGTTTCGAGAAATTGCAGACGCTTCAGGAGCAATTCTCATGGTAGACATGTCGCATTTCGCGGGACTTGTAGCAGGAAAAGTGTATCTGTCACCATTTTTGTATGCTGACATAGTGACTACTACTACGCACAAAACACTTCGCGGTCCGCGTTCGGCCATGATTTTTTCCAAAATTGACGAACGCGAGTTTAACAAAAAAATAGACAAAATTATTATTCCAGGTCTTCAAGGTGGCCCACACTTCAATCAAATTGCCGCGGTGGCTGTTGCTCTCAAAGAAGCCAATACGCCCGCATTCAAAAAGTACGCGTCCCAAATAATTAAAAATGCGAAAGTGCTAGCGGACGAACTTGCCAAACTTGGCTGGAGAATTGTTGAAGGTGGGACAGAAACCCATTTGTTGCGCGTTGATGTTTGGCAAGACGGGAAAGGAATTAGCGGGCGAGAAGCGGCAGATAAACTGGAAGCGGCGGGAATTATTGTTAACGAAAATACGATTCCTTTCGATACTAGAAAACCCATGGATCCATCGGGCATTCGTCTCGGTACGCCAGCAGAAACGACACGCGGAAAAAAAGAAAAAGATTTTCGCAAGATTGCGCAGAAAATAGATGAAGTTTTGAGAAAATAA
- the secE gene encoding preprotein translocase subunit SecE — MKLGQYLQETKAELAHVSWPTRSQAIIYSIVVVVISFATAFYLGGLDFIFSTLLQKFVL, encoded by the coding sequence ATGAAATTAGGACAATATTTACAGGAAACAAAAGCCGAACTCGCCCATGTCAGTTGGCCAACCAGAAGCCAAGCGATTATCTACAGTATCGTGGTAGTTGTTATTTCTTTTGCCACAGCATTCTATCTCGGTGGACTCGATTTTATTTTTTCTACGTTATTGCAAAAATTTGTACTTTAA
- the argS gene encoding arginine--tRNA ligase, translated as MIEEKIKKLIQESLKKIGIESAEVVLEHPAEITNGDFSTNIALALAKSLKMKPRELAGKILVELEKSKPRDFERLEIAGPGFINFYLAKTFFTENVATVLKEGGNFGKNSTRKGEKIIVEYTNTNLFKELHIGHMMSNNIGESLSRIWEFQAAEVKRDTYQGDVGLHVAKAIFGMQKLVSEMPKESASLHEKIVFLGKAYAAGSVAYDEDKTSEARIKELNKIIFEKSDSEINQLYAWGREVSLAHFEILYKKLDTKFDYYFFETEVAEKALAIVTDNLKTGIFEKSDGAVVFKGEQYGLHTRVFINSMGLPTYEAKDIGLAFVKYEKYPFDRAVIITANEQNDYFKVVLKALSLIDAKLAGKIKHLSHGMLKLSTGKMSSRTGNVITGEALIDSVEAMVHKKIEDRELETFERNKIAEAVAIGAIKYSILRQAIGGDIIFDFDKSISFEGDSGPYLQYSFVRANSILAKAAAEKILPDFKHVPDEIFLIERMLTRFPEVVVRAGADFAPHLIATYLIELSSSFNSYYAQNQIVNSGDPTSSYKVALTSAFAQVMKNGLWLLGIPVPSKM; from the coding sequence ATGATTGAGGAAAAAATAAAAAAATTAATACAGGAAAGTCTAAAAAAAATCGGCATTGAGTCGGCCGAGGTAGTTCTCGAGCACCCAGCCGAAATTACTAACGGAGATTTTTCGACGAATATCGCTCTGGCTTTGGCAAAAAGTTTAAAAATGAAACCGCGAGAGTTAGCGGGAAAAATTCTAGTTGAATTGGAGAAAAGTAAACCTCGCGATTTCGAGCGGCTCGAAATCGCCGGCCCGGGCTTCATTAATTTTTATCTTGCCAAAACTTTCTTTACGGAAAATGTTGCGACTGTTTTAAAGGAGGGCGGAAATTTTGGAAAAAATTCGACACGGAAGGGCGAAAAAATCATTGTTGAATACACCAACACCAACCTTTTCAAGGAACTCCATATCGGCCACATGATGAGTAACAATATCGGTGAATCGCTTTCTCGTATTTGGGAATTTCAAGCGGCAGAAGTAAAACGAGATACGTATCAGGGTGATGTCGGCCTTCACGTGGCGAAAGCCATTTTCGGTATGCAAAAGTTGGTTTCAGAAATGCCAAAAGAAAGCGCTAGTTTGCATGAAAAAATTGTGTTTCTTGGAAAGGCGTACGCAGCCGGCTCTGTGGCATACGACGAAGATAAAACTTCCGAAGCCCGCATTAAGGAATTAAACAAAATCATTTTTGAAAAAAGTGATTCTGAAATAAACCAATTGTACGCCTGGGGCAGGGAGGTGAGTCTTGCTCATTTTGAAATTCTCTACAAAAAACTTGATACAAAGTTTGATTATTATTTCTTCGAGACCGAAGTGGCTGAGAAAGCCCTTGCTATCGTAACTGATAATCTCAAAACTGGAATTTTTGAAAAAAGTGATGGCGCGGTGGTGTTTAAGGGAGAACAATACGGACTTCACACTCGAGTTTTTATAAATTCCATGGGACTTCCAACCTACGAAGCTAAAGATATCGGTTTGGCCTTTGTGAAGTATGAAAAATATCCGTTTGATCGAGCGGTTATTATTACGGCGAACGAGCAGAACGATTATTTTAAGGTTGTCTTAAAAGCTTTGAGTCTCATTGATGCCAAGCTCGCCGGCAAAATTAAACACCTCTCGCACGGCATGCTTAAACTTTCTACTGGAAAGATGTCGTCACGTACGGGGAATGTCATAACCGGCGAAGCGCTTATCGATTCTGTCGAGGCTATGGTGCACAAAAAAATCGAAGATCGAGAGCTCGAGACCTTTGAAAGAAATAAAATTGCCGAGGCGGTTGCGATTGGAGCCATTAAATATTCCATTCTTCGCCAAGCTATTGGCGGCGACATTATTTTTGATTTCGACAAATCAATTTCTTTTGAGGGAGATTCGGGCCCGTACTTGCAGTATTCTTTCGTGCGAGCCAATTCCATTTTAGCGAAAGCCGCGGCGGAAAAAATTCTGCCTGATTTTAAACATGTGCCCGATGAAATATTTTTGATTGAACGAATGCTCACTCGTTTCCCGGAAGTAGTGGTTCGCGCCGGCGCTGATTTCGCTCCGCATCTTATCGCCACCTACCTCATCGAACTTTCCTCATCCTTTAATAGTTACTACGCTCAAAATCAAATTGTGAATTCCGGTGACCCGACTTCTTCTTACAAGGTGGCTCTTACCTCGGCTTTTGCGCAGGTTATGAAAAATGGGTTGTGGCTTCTAGGGATCCCGGTCCCTTCGAAAATGTAG
- a CDS encoding helix-turn-helix transcriptional regulator: MSKRRWRRYSECDLGKEFMELAEKLGLTKTKLAKALGVTPNCIFKIFRGDQPSIRLVVSLRALVLLHESSQPVAIARLLTNLSHEGRVQVGGQLTGSGMQLLELFDPTTLSPSAEDDYQI, encoded by the coding sequence ATGAGCAAAAGAAGATGGCGGAGGTACAGCGAATGTGATTTGGGGAAGGAGTTTATGGAGCTTGCTGAGAAATTAGGTTTGACCAAAACAAAACTAGCAAAGGCCCTTGGAGTTACTCCAAATTGTATTTTTAAGATTTTTCGTGGTGATCAACCAAGTATCCGACTCGTCGTTTCTTTAAGGGCGCTGGTACTTTTACACGAATCTTCACAGCCGGTTGCTATCGCTCGACTGCTCACAAACCTTTCACATGAAGGCCGAGTCCAGGTCGGAGGACAACTCACCGGAAGTGGGATGCAACTTTTGGAATTATTCGATCCAACGACTCTGAGCCCGAGCGCGGAAGACGATTACCAAATTTAA
- the dut gene encoding dUTP diphosphatase, giving the protein MEIKIKRLHPDAKLPSYAHPGDVGLDLFSLEEVTVAPGAHHRFANGFALEFPEGYAAIVKDKGGISKAGLHCMGGVFDAGFRGEYNVHLVNLGDKAYTFEKGDKVAQLVIFPVAIAKLVEAKELSDSSRGMGQFGSTGRK; this is encoded by the coding sequence ATGGAAATTAAAATTAAACGATTACACCCCGACGCCAAATTGCCGAGTTACGCTCATCCGGGAGACGTGGGGCTTGATCTGTTTTCGTTGGAGGAGGTGACGGTAGCTCCCGGAGCGCACCATCGTTTTGCTAACGGTTTCGCTTTAGAATTTCCAGAGGGTTACGCCGCTATCGTCAAAGACAAGGGAGGTATTTCAAAAGCAGGACTTCATTGTATGGGCGGAGTGTTTGATGCAGGATTTCGTGGCGAGTACAATGTGCATCTGGTAAATTTAGGTGACAAAGCGTACACCTTTGAAAAAGGTGATAAAGTGGCACAACTCGTGATTTTTCCGGTGGCAATTGCTAAGCTTGTTGAGGCGAAGGAACTTTCAGATAGCAGTAGGGGGATGGGGCAGTTTGGGAGCACTGGAAGAAAGTAG
- a CDS encoding thymidylate synthase: protein MAIFDEVYKNILKDIQTKGISEMNERTGHETKAIPGMHFSIDLEKDGFPLLTLRKIPIPMFVAEQVWFITGARKPEIFLRQFTKIWDMFTNPGDVVTVAYGYRWRKHFGRDQLGLLIKLLQKEPSSRHGVVVTWDPAQDGLGGAVKKNVPCPYTFTVNIIGGRLNFHNIVRSNDIVLGFPSDVAGFALLAHILAQKLGVRPGIYSHSISNAHIYDNHYFAADEMIKRENNHPKIVLSLPKNAFDRAEKQDKKLVEEIVENLTNQYKPHEAIKGLKIAL, encoded by the coding sequence ATGGCAATATTCGATGAAGTCTATAAAAACATCCTGAAAGATATCCAAACCAAGGGTATCTCTGAGATGAACGAGCGCACCGGACACGAAACCAAAGCTATTCCCGGCATGCATTTTTCCATTGATCTTGAAAAAGATGGCTTCCCTCTTTTGACCTTGCGGAAAATTCCAATACCAATGTTTGTGGCCGAACAAGTTTGGTTTATTACCGGCGCAAGGAAGCCCGAAATTTTCCTGCGACAATTTACAAAAATTTGGGACATGTTTACCAACCCGGGAGATGTGGTCACTGTTGCCTATGGCTATCGATGGCGGAAACACTTCGGTCGCGACCAGCTTGGATTACTCATTAAACTTTTGCAAAAAGAACCGAGCTCCCGACACGGCGTGGTGGTGACTTGGGATCCGGCGCAAGATGGGCTTGGTGGAGCTGTGAAAAAAAATGTTCCCTGCCCATATACATTTACCGTAAATATTATTGGCGGACGACTAAATTTTCACAACATCGTCCGATCAAACGATATCGTTCTGGGATTTCCCTCTGACGTCGCCGGTTTTGCTCTACTCGCTCACATTCTGGCGCAAAAATTAGGAGTTCGTCCCGGAATTTACTCGCATTCAATTTCCAACGCGCACATTTACGACAATCACTATTTTGCAGCTGACGAAATGATCAAACGCGAAAACAATCATCCAAAAATTGTTTTAAGCTTGCCAAAAAATGCCTTCGACCGTGCTGAAAAACAAGATAAAAAATTGGTGGAAGAAATTGTAGAAAATCTAACTAATCAATACAAACCACACGAAGCCATTAAAGGCCTCAAAATCGCTTTATAA
- the nusG gene encoding transcription termination/antitermination protein NusG — MSKQKIQEGRNWYAIHTYAGYENAVARNLKQRIESLGMEDRIFNVLVPVEKKIKIKGGKRVEEEEKIYPGYVLVDMTVTDDSWYVVRNTPRVTGFVGSGVFPVPLDKAEVETLFSRMNSDVVKHNIDLEVEDAVTIVDGPFKDLEGKVGEVDSERGKVKVLVSMFGRETPVELDFLQVKKI, encoded by the coding sequence ATGTCAAAACAAAAAATTCAAGAAGGAAGAAATTGGTATGCTATTCATACCTACGCAGGATATGAAAACGCGGTGGCGCGAAATCTAAAACAGCGTATCGAATCTCTGGGAATGGAAGACCGCATTTTTAATGTGCTCGTGCCCGTTGAAAAGAAAATTAAGATCAAGGGAGGCAAGCGAGTAGAGGAGGAGGAAAAAATTTATCCCGGGTATGTGCTCGTTGATATGACCGTTACGGATGACTCTTGGTATGTGGTGCGAAATACGCCACGAGTAACCGGGTTCGTAGGTTCCGGAGTTTTTCCGGTGCCACTTGATAAGGCCGAAGTGGAAACACTCTTTAGTAGAATGAATTCCGATGTGGTCAAACACAATATTGATTTGGAAGTAGAAGACGCAGTAACCATTGTTGACGGCCCATTTAAAGATTTGGAAGGAAAAGTGGGTGAAGTCGATAGTGAGCGTGGCAAGGTAAAGGTTTTGGTCAGCATGTTCGGTCGGGAAACACCAGTCGAATTAGATTTTCTTCAGGTGAAGAAAATCTAA
- a CDS encoding helix-turn-helix transcriptional regulator produces the protein MAKHRIDIELAGLAREFQQLFLMSGWNQRECAQHLGVSFTHINGILNGGGQPSVTLVKLIKLMVEGPTKTDYRSLILVLEKFPVATRAEIIGSLETLLRSSLARKF, from the coding sequence ATGGCAAAACACAGGATTGATATTGAGTTAGCAGGGCTCGCCAGGGAGTTTCAGCAACTTTTTCTCATGAGCGGGTGGAATCAAAGAGAGTGCGCCCAGCATCTTGGGGTATCCTTTACCCACATTAATGGAATTCTTAATGGTGGCGGCCAACCATCCGTAACTCTGGTTAAGTTAATTAAGTTGATGGTTGAAGGACCGACAAAAACAGACTACAGATCACTAATTCTAGTTCTTGAAAAGTTTCCTGTCGCAACTCGTGCAGAAATAATAGGGTCACTTGAGACTTTACTTCGCAGTAGTCTCGCTCGAAAGTTTTGA